From Bemisia tabaci unplaced genomic scaffold, PGI_BMITA_v3:
GGCTGTTGGTGATATTTTCGTCGGGGAGTTGCAAGAAAGAGGGTTTAAAAAACAAACGTCCCTACCCCTCCCTCTTCAGACTCTCAACTATATAAATTTATCAGTGATAAATTGTTACAAGGtgataattttcaaattgagTTCAGCCATATTGCAAAACTGTCATGCACAGTAGACCGAGTTACATCTCTGCACACCGCAACGCTGGCAGGCGTGCTGTTGTCAATCCTGGATCACCATTTAAGGACTGCTAAGAGGTTGTTTGCTAACGGAGGGTAAGCAACTGCCAACTTCTAAAGCGACGCTTCTAGCttgtagaggtgtcgtcagataaGTTGACATTTGTATACTTTCGATTTGCCGGCATTTTCGcatcactactatccacatgaaaacaccAGACTCTCACAGAGGCACGAACACAGGCTTGGATAGGTTTTTCAATACTTTCAAAGCTTGTAACACTTTGATTTCTAGCTACGCAGAGATCACAACCACATAAAAGTTGCggatcataactgataagtagtttttttacgacACGATCATGAGACGGATATTTTCCTGTAGATAGTTGCAAATGACGCTTTAAGCAGAGGCATAAATTCATTGCCAGCACCTGCAAatcgaaagtaaacaaatgtcAACTTATTTGACGACACCTCCAACAGGTTATTAAACAATCTGATCAGTCCATAATTTCCTTCTTCCTTTATCCACAGGTTTTCCCACTACGTCAGAGTCAAATTTGACGTTATAAATGATAGATGCATTGGATGAAACGAAGTGTGTAGCAAGACTTTGATGTCAGGTCAATTTGAACTAGCACTAGTGTGGGTCCATTTTACGCAATCACAAGGAATCATGCCATCCAGTAGTTTGATAGTAGCACATCTATGGAATTGATGTATTACTGACTAGTGCTGAGTTATATCAAACAAAAAGATACTCACCGACATCCCTATCGGAAAACATTTTGATTGACTGGATTAGCTAATATTCAAGTACCAACGTTTAGAGAATTAGGTAAGCATGGGATCAAGAGAGTGCACCGATAACAAACAGAAGGAACTTTCAGATGAGAGCTGAGCAAGTGGAGAGGACTTTCGATTTGATGATGATCAGAAGTGTTGTTTACTTTATGACATGACAGCTATCACCGTGAGAGAAAACAGAAATCACTATTACACTATAATTACACTGACATTGTACAGATTTTAGCAGCACACCATGATGAAAGAACGGCGTAGAGGACCGGGAAGGGTAGAGGGACGAAGACTGTAAAGGCAAGGTCGAACTAGATGCCATGTTGATGACGCATGTTTGGAGAATGGTAACTCAAGGTCAATAGTCTCTCCCTCCTCTCCCTCCTTTCCCTTTTCCCACTTCTCAATTCCCCTGAAATATGTCATCAATATGGCGACGAATGTAAACAATGTCCTAACCTCTTCAAAACCTGCACCTGACCTACCTAATACCAATTTCTCAGTTTGTTTTGATTCCGGTTTTTCTGATAATTCTAAGTGTAATAATAAGTAtttgaactttaaaaacttgttaAAATATCATTCACATGTTAGTCTCATATACAATGTGGTttcctattttttatttacactCCGAATCAGACTAAACTGTGCTGCCAACTGGATCTTTTCATGAAGTATCGGTGGCGGTTAAATGTATTCTTATAACTTTCCCAACTTTTGTTTCTCTAAAGTTACCAAAGTCTTCACCAGTTTGATTCAGTATAGTTGTCTCGCTCATTGTGCTCTAGAATATGGTGGGGACTTTGTGGTTGTAAGTATCTGTTCATGCTGTTACTTTATCAATTCTTCCATTTTGGATGGAAATTGGATTCCATTACGGCACATCATTTGTTGAGAGAAACGTCAATCTTTAATTAACTCTGAATCAGCACGattcaacaggttaatacaCGCAGTCAGACGGCACCACTGATGAGTGGTACCGTAAGCAATACTTTGATGTTTGTCTCAATGTACGATGTGCAAGCTCCATTAGTCGTTTGGGCTGGCCATTGTGCTCTCTCAGATAGACTAAGTACCATTCCTCTTGGACACCAAGGCATAGAGTGAATCATTCAAAGTCCAGGGACAACTATTGCTtttggccacatgggccactgCTGATACTTGGAGGCATCGAATTTGGGTGATGATGGGCAGGCTTTGATAACAATGGGTTTTACTTAATATTTTTGTCTCAATCAGATTGCCGTGCAAAGTAAAATCAATGGTATTTTACAGCAAAATGCAGAATTAAAAGGAAGGTCATGTTTTTTGAATCTCAGGGGCTGCAAATTTTTGTCAACCCCCCAACAGAAAAATGCAGGAGACCCATAGGCGGTCAAGGTGGATCCACAACAAAAGCAAAGGAACAATGAGATGTGAAACAAAGTATGCTAAATTACTGAAtcccttttaaattttttctttaaaaacggTTTGATTACGCTCAGAGGCACATTTCAACTGTTTTACTGAAGAATCCTCCATAACAGTCCTTGAAGACCAATTTTTTCCAAGTGTCCATTAACAACATTACCCTCCCAACTCCTCAATTAAtgacaattggaccgcgttaaacagaaaggaaccaagccacatcagctactgccaaatttaaccggacacgttaattttttcatgaaaaaggttgtgcagatttttgtgaaaatttcagtgaagattctccatagtttgaagcaaattcctttaaaatttcaaaggaatccgcacaaaggatctctcgtaaaaaattaaattgccctgtttaatttgggaatagctgatgtggcttggttccttcctgttaaactcggtccaattttgaGTGAATGGTGCCCAGCCTAGGGATGCGGAAAGTTCTAACCCTTCCCATTTTTTTAGGTAGCCCTCTCACCTTGAAACATCTTCAAAGTAATGAATTTgtctgtttctttctttttattaatgTATTGCTGCACTCTATCAGAAACTGAGCAATTTTTAAGTTGGCATAAGccggttttttccatttttgaaaccccctctcatttattttcaagcctcttcatttttaTAACCCACTTTCAAATGCAATCCACCGATCGCAGGATTGAGAATGTGCTGCACTTCTGGTCTCTGCAGAGTCCACAAACTTGTTAGCTTTTTCGCTTTACAAGCTTTACAATCCTCCAGGACTTTTCCGCATCCTTTTGATGATTAATTTCGACTTTGCTCTTCTTTTTCAGTGAAacaaaatcccaatttttaatggaaatttttcccTAGTGCTCATTGTGGTATATGGGTACTCTAAAGGAAAACACATTCCACTTTATATTCAGACTTGTATGTTTTGGATTTTGCTTTTCAGTGCACAGGACCTTCCATGGAGCCCACTATTTTATCTGAGAACATTGTCGTGTCAGAACACATAAGCCCACGACTATTTAAAATTAAGTGTGGAGACATCATTATCGCTAAATCCCCCTCAAACCATCGTCAGCTCATTTGCAAACGAGTGACTGGTCTTCCTGGTGATACCATCAAAGTCGGCTCCAAACTACATGTGGTAATTATACACTTGCCTTTGGGCAATGTTTCTCAATGATTTGGTTTCTCAATTGCAGGAGATATTTCAAATGAGTGCAACAAGATAAATAGGTACTTGTAGCTCctgaaattcaataaaatatcaattttaaatattagttCTATAGGAGACTAAATttctaaattaaaatataaattttacacCACATAAATGTTGGTCAAGTTATAATTATTCTCACCACACACATGAATTTTGTtccttttactcaaaaaatgtgttctgGTTAAAACAATTACcttaattttgagtcaaattttatctttttgcACAAAACATATGAATTTTGTTCTAAAAATGTgtttcaattgaaaacatttacctATGTCATTAAAAATATGGGCCGTAACCGGCAATAGCATAGAATAAGAAATTTGAAGAATCtagctattttttttaaaggatacaatactaaaattcaaaatctaaatCATAGAAAAAAAGGTGTAAAAGCCGAGGCGCACCAAAGTTATTTCATGGATATTGTCTATCGAAACAATATAACTCTGTTTACCTATACTCATACAAGTTTTATGTGAAGTTTTGATGTATCATGAGCACTGATTTCACCATTATATGTTTTAATAACTTTGATGGATTCCACATCCATATTCACACACCTTTTTGTTCACATTGATCAGCAATCTATCTAGTGTTCGGTATGAAGttgctttgaaaaaatgagggtACGTATGGCCATTCTGCTCTGTTTCTGCACAACGAAGTTCTTAAGTTAATGTGGTTTACATGCAGGTGCCTCGTGGTCATGTTTGGCTGGAGGGTGACAACCGCAAAAATTCCTCAGACTCCAGATCATATGGTTCTATTCCTTATGGATTAATCCGAGGTCGCGTAGTCTGCCGGGTTTGGCCCCCTCATCAAATTTCCATGCTTACTCCAGATCAATCAACAAAATCCAAAACACACTGCTTTTCGTCTTCTTGAGCACCTTTTTTCGTTACACGTATTCTTATAAGGAAGGTAAGTTATTAACGGTTCATTTCAAAGCTAGTCCATTAGAACAAGGTCTTAGGAGAGAAAATCTGTATCTGCAACAATGTTCTACCCTTAAAGTGTCCTTTTTTTGCTTAAGAAAGCAGACTTCAGTCTGGAGTGCACccaaatatgaaatattcataaaagcTACAGGTACCGTTTTATATTTTGTTCCTCATTTGTACATTATCAGCTGTGTTTTGTGACCTAtccaaattttaacttttgtttattttttggacgGTAAAAATGCTATCTTAACCGGTTCTTACTTTCATTCTATTAAGGATTGCcattatttttaccaaaacctGGTCTTCAAGTGCTTATGTAGTGTTCATTATCTAATGCATCTCACTGGATTCTATCCTAAAGAATTCCATTTCATAATGAgattcattcaaaaattatttccttagTATACACATGTAATACAAACATGTTGCAAGGCTAAtaacataaataaatgaaaaataagttgaCTAAGTACCTTGTTGCATTGGTATGTGTAGCAGCTGAAATGTGAACCTGACAGGCCTCCCCACCAGTGCTTTTGTGTGTTGTGCACCAGGTGTTGATCtctatttttagtgtttttcccGTGGGAAacacttctttctttttctcatcCTTTTTTGCTGGTGttggtttttgaaattttcattgaaacgcTAGCTTGATTCAGTTTTACTATCATAATTGTaatcattaattaatttaaaaaatccacACTGTTATTTTGTtcaaattcaaatcaaaagagTAGTTTTCCTGATGAtacatcaaattttcatcagatTTCTCGAAACTTTATCAAATATTCATCACTCTGATCAGCTGAGAGTGTACTAGGGGTATATATTAGAGACAAAGAAATGGGAAGAGGTTCCTTCAGTTGAAGACCAGACTTGCACAAAGTTTTGGCTTGGTATACCGTATTTTAGCCAATCCTCAACAAATTAAGACTTTTCTCAAACTTGATGGAACTGTCTCAAAAATCTGAATTTGTAAAATGTTTTGCAAAATTGGACAGCATTTTACTGCACCCTCTATTGGCTGGGCTAGGAGGCTGGTCCATGAGAGAAAGTCCTGTGGCATTCCTCAAAAACATGACGTCAGGAATCTACCAATActagaaagttttttttttttttttttacaatcactgCCGAAACCTCAAtctatttcttaaatttttttttgtaaaatgtggATTTTGTCAATTAGActcaaaagagaaaataaggtAGAGGTGAAAGTTAACTTTTTGTCaacctccggccaaagtatcacaagcgccacgttGATAACTTTTCAGGAAGCACAAAAAACTGATTTGCGACCGCATAAGATGGAGTCTCggcttgaaaattgaaatactgATCCAGCACAACCTCCTGCCttgaatttaaataaattttttttgaaaaacattttttaaaagaaaaattggcgCCTGTGATACTGCGTTCTTGGGGCATTCTGAGAACCCTTGGTGCTTTTGATATGGaaactcatcaaaattaaaggagttttttttcatatttatctatttttaatcccaaaaaaatattatttttttatgtaaatgcATCTTATTAATCAAAACCAACCATAACGATAAAAATGGTGCTTGCAATTGTTGTGATACtctggccggaaagtgacgaattGCTCTTGGTTATTCCAAGTGTTGTTGAtactaaaattgtaaaaacaatCCCAAAGATGAGCGATTACCCAACTTGGCGTTAGTGATACTTGGCTCTtatatggcgcttgtgatacagAAGTTCATAAACTTCAATGGAGTATTTTCTATATACATTtctattctaaaaaaaagtattatattcgaaataacgagattcatttacatacgaaaataatttagtttcTAGTCATTCCGAGGGTcgctgcaacaaaaattgtagACAATCAGAAAGG
This genomic window contains:
- the LOC140225797 gene encoding mitochondrial inner membrane protease subunit 1-like — protein: MYSYNFPNFCFSKVTKVFTSLIQYSCLAHCALEYGGDFVVCTGPSMEPTILSENIVVSEHISPRLFKIKCGDIIIAKSPSNHRQLICKRVTGLPGDTIKVGSKLHVVPRGHVWLEGDNRKNSSDSRSYGSIPYGLIRGRVVCRVWPPHQISMLTPDQSTKSKTHCFSSS